The Brevibacillus humidisoli DNA segment TTGTTTTGGGAGTATCGACTGCACTGTATCTGGAGGAATACGCAAAGAAAAACTGGTTTACCCGCCTGGTCCAGACCAATATCTCCAACCTGGCCGGCGTTCCGTCCATTATATACGGGATCTTGGGACTGGCGCTGTTTGTTCGCGCGATGAGTCTGGGTCCCAGCATCTTGGCGGGGGCGTTTACCATGGCGCTGCTTGTGCTGCCGATCGTCGTCGTAGCTGCTCAGGAAGCGATCAGGGCAGTTCCCCAGACACTGCGGCACGGGGCATATGCGCTGGGCGCATCCAAGTGGCAGACGATCCGAGGCATTGTCTTGCCATCCGCTGCACCGGGAATCCTGACAGGCATGATTCTCAGTCTCTCCCGGGCGATTGGTGAGACAGCACCACTCGTTGTTGTGGGTGCGTTTGTTTTTGTCCGCTTTGTCCCGGAGGATCCACTCGACAAGTTTACGGTACTGCCGATTCAAATCTACAGTTGGGTATCGCAGCCCAAGCAGGAGTTCCACGAACTGGCTGCATCGGGTATCATCATCTTGCTGGTTGTCTTGTTGCTAATGAATGCAACAGCTGTATTCCTGCGCAACAAGTATCAAAAACGCTTTTAAGGTTTTGGGCGTTCAAGGAAAGATACGTGTAACGAAAGAAAATAGAAAAAATTTTTTGAGGGGAGCTATGACCAGTGAGCATCATCGAAACCAGTAACCTGAATCTGTACTATGGACAGCATCACGCGCTGCTGGATATCAATGTAGATATTGAAGGGAACAGCATCACCGCGTTTATCGGCCCATCCGGCTGCGGGAAGTCCACTTTTTTGAGGACGCTGAACCGCATGAACGACATGATTCCAAATGTGAAAATAACCGGTACGGTAACGGTATCCGGCGAAGATATATATCAGAGCAATGTGGACGTAGAAATCTTGCGGAAAAACGTGGGGATGGTCTTTCAACAGCCTAACCCGTTCCCGAAAAGCATTTACGACAATATCACGTTTGGTCCCAAGCTGCATGGAGTGACCAACCGCGCCCAACTGGACGAAATCGTCGAAAAAAGCTTGAAAGCGGCAGCGCTGTGGGACGAGGTAAAAGACGTACTGAAGAAGCCGGCCTACGGTTTATCCGGAGGGCAGCAGCAGCGGCTCTGTATCGCCAGGGCTTTGGCGGTCAACCCGCAGATCCTGCTGATGGACGAACCTA contains these protein-coding regions:
- the pstA gene encoding phosphate ABC transporter permease PstA; the protein is MNKLRKIKDTAYKWVFFAATLFGMLALVVLVIDIIYQGMPRLNWDFINNFPSYNPERSGIKAALWGSIWVIVLTAPMALVLGVSTALYLEEYAKKNWFTRLVQTNISNLAGVPSIIYGILGLALFVRAMSLGPSILAGAFTMALLVLPIVVVAAQEAIRAVPQTLRHGAYALGASKWQTIRGIVLPSAAPGILTGMILSLSRAIGETAPLVVVGAFVFVRFVPEDPLDKFTVLPIQIYSWVSQPKQEFHELAASGIIILLVVLLLMNATAVFLRNKYQKRF
- the pstB gene encoding phosphate ABC transporter ATP-binding protein PstB, with amino-acid sequence MSIIETSNLNLYYGQHHALLDINVDIEGNSITAFIGPSGCGKSTFLRTLNRMNDMIPNVKITGTVTVSGEDIYQSNVDVEILRKNVGMVFQQPNPFPKSIYDNITFGPKLHGVTNRAQLDEIVEKSLKAAALWDEVKDVLKKPAYGLSGGQQQRLCIARALAVNPQILLMDEPTSALDPISTAKIEELLDELKQTYTIVIVTHNMQQAARISDKTAFFLNGELVEYDATPVIFQNPSDKRTEDYITGRFG